One part of the Arabidopsis thaliana chromosome 1 sequence genome encodes these proteins:
- a CDS encoding LRR and NB-ARC domains-containing disease resistance protein, translating into MGNFVCIEISGDQMLDRIIRCLCGKGYIRNLEKNLRALQREMEDLRATQHEVQNKVAREESRHQQRLEAVQVWLDRVNSIDIECKDLLSVSPVELQKLCLCGLCSKYVCSSYKYGKRVFLLLEEVTKLKSEGNFDEVSQPPPRSEVEERPTQPTIGQEEMLKKAWNRLMEDGVGIMGLHGMGGVGKTTLFKKIHNKFAETGGTFDIVIWIVVSQGAKLSKLQEDIAEKLHLCDDLWKNKNESDKATDIHRVLKGKRFVLMLDDIWEKVDLEAIGIPYPSEVNKCKVAFTTRDQKVCGQMGDHKPMQVKCLEPEDAWELFKNKVGDNTLRSDPVIVGLAREVAQKCRGLPLALSCIGETMASKTMVQEWEHAIDVLTRSAAEFSDMQNKILPILKYSYDSLEDEHIKSCFLYCALFPEDDKIDTKTLINKWICEGFIGEDQVIKRARNKGYEMLGTLIRANLLTNDRGFVKWHVVMHDVVREMALWIASDFGKQKENYVVRARVGLHEIPKVKDWGAVRRMSLMMNEIEEITCESKCSELTTLFLQSNQLKNLSGEFIRYMQKLVVLDLSHNPDFNELPEQISGLVSLQYLDLSWTRIEQLPVGLKELKKLIFLNLCFTERLCSISGISRLLSLRWLSLRESNVHGDASVLKELQQLENLQDLRITESAELISLDQRLAKLISVLRIEGFLQKPFDLSFLASMENLYGLLVENSYFSEINIKCRESETESSYLHINPKIPCFTNLTGLIIMKCHSMKDLTWILFAPNLVNLDIRDSREVGEIINKEKAINLTSIITPFQKLERLFLYGLPKLESIYWSPLPFPLLSNIVVKYCPKLRKLPLNATSVPLVEEFEIRMDPPEQENELEWEDEDTKNRFLPSIKPW; encoded by the exons ATGGGAAATTTTGTGTGTATAGAAATTTCTGGTGATCAAATGCTGGATCGTATCATTAGATGCTTATGTGGTAAAGGTTATATTCGAAACCTCGAGAAGAATCTCAGAGCTCTGCAGAGGGAAATGGAAGATCTAAGAGCAACTCAACATGAGGTACAGAACAAGGTAGCGAGAGAGGAGTCACGCCATCAACAAAGGCTTGAAGCTGTCCAGGTATGGCTTGACCGTGTCAATAGCATTGATATAGAGTGCAAAGATCTGCTAAGTGTTAGTCCCGTTGAGCTTCAAAAGTTGTGTCTCTGCGGTTTATGTTCAAAATATGTATGTTCAAGCTACAAATATGGGAAAAGGgtgtttttgttattggaAGAGGTTACGAAACTAAAATCGGAGGGAAATTTTGACGAGGTTTCTCAGCCGCCTCCAAGATCTGAAGTTGAAGAGAGGCCTACTCAGCCTACGATTGGTCAAGAAGAAATGCTCAAAAAGGCATGGAACCGCCTTATGGAAGATGGAGTCGGAATCATGGGTCTGCACGGTATGGGTGGTGTAGGCAAAACAACccttttcaagaaaatccACAATAAGTTCGCTGAAACAGGTGGTACGTTTGACATTGTGATCTGGATCGTGGTGTCTCAAGGCGCAAAGCTTTCAAAGCTTCAAGAAGATATTGCAGAGAAATTACACCTTTGTGACGACCTGTGGAAGAACAAGAATGAAAGTGATAAGGCCACCGATATACACAGAGTTTTAAAGGGaaagagatttgttttgatgcTAGATGATATATGGGAGAAAGTGGATTTAGAGGCCATTGGTATTCCCTATCCGAGTGAAGTAAATAAATGCAAAGTAGCATTCACCACCCGAGATCAAAAAGTTTGTGGGCAGATGGGGGATCATAAGCCGATGCAAGTCAAATGTTTGGAACCAGAGGATGCATGGGAGTTGTTCAAAAACAAGGTCGGAGACAACACATTACGTAGTGATCCTGTTATTGTGGGGTTGGCAAGAGAGGTCGCTCAAAAATGTCGTGGTCTGCCATTGGCGCTCAGTTGCATTGGTGAGACAATGGCATCTAAAACTATGGTACAAGAATGGGAGCATGCAATCGATGTTTTGACTAGATCCGCTGCAGAGTTTTCTGacatgcaaaacaaaattcttccGATTCTCAAGTACAGCTACGATAGCTTGGAGGATGAACATATCAAGTCGTGTTTCCTATATTGTGCTCTGTTTCCCGAAGATGATAAGATAGATACCAAAACCTTGATAAACAAATGGATCTGCGAAGGATTCATCGGAGAAGACCAAGTTATAAAAAGAGCGAGGAATAAGGGTTATGAGATGCTCGGTACCCTTATCCGTGCTAATTTACTAACAAATGATCGTGGGTTCGTGAAATGGCATGTTGTGATGCATGACGTGGTTCGTGAAATGGCTTTGTGGATTGCATCCGATTTTGGGAAACAGAAAGAGAATTATGTTGTGCGAGCAAGAGTCGGGTTACATGAAATACCAAAAGTCAAGGATTGGGGAGCTGTAAGAAGAATGTCACTAATGATGAATGAAATTGAAGAGATAACATGCGAGTCCAAGTGTTCTGAACTTACAACTTTGTTCCTTCAAAGTAATCAATTGAAGAATCTATCAGGTGAATTCATTCGGTATATGCAAAAGCTAGTTGTTTTGGATCTTTCACATAATCCTGACTTCAATGAACTTCCAGAGCAGATATCGGGGCTGGTCTCGTTGCAGTATCTTGACTTGTCGTGGACAAGAATAGAGCAACTGCCTGTTGGTCTCAAAGAGTTGAAAAAGCTaatttttctgaatttatGTTTCACCGAGCGACTTTGTAGTATCAGTGGGATATCAAGGTTGTTGAGTTTAAGATGGTTGAGTCTGCGAGAGTCTAATGTTCATGGAGATGCTAGCGTATTGAAGGAGCTGCAGCAATTGGAGAATCTACAAGATCTACGCATAACTGAATCCGCGGAGTTAATTAGTTTGGATCAAAGGTTGGCGAAGTTAATCTCTGTTCTGCGTATTGAGGGGTTTCTTCAAAAGCCATTCGATTTATCATTCCTGGCGAGTATGGAGAATCTTTATGGGCTACTGGTGGAAAATAGTTATTTCTCGGAGATTAATATAAAGTGCAGAGAAAGCGAGACAGAATCGTCTTATTTACACATCAATCCGAAAATTCCATGCTTTACCAACCTCACAGGACTGATTATAATGAAGTGCCATAGCATGAAGGATCTGACTTGGATATTGTTTGCTCCAAATCTTGTCAACCTAGACATTCGTGATTCAAGAGAAGTGGgagaaataataaacaaagagaaagcaatCAATCTTACAAGTATTATTACACCATTTCAGAAACTAGAAAGGTTGTTTTTGTATGGTTTGCCGAAGCTGGAGAGTATCTACTGGAGTCCTCTCCCCTTTCCGCTTTTGTCGAACATAGTTGTTAAATACTGTCCAAAGCTGAGAAAGCTTCCATTAAATGCTACAAGTGTCCCACTAgttgaagaatttgaaataCGTATGGATCCTCCAGAACAGGAAAATGAGCTTGAATGGGAGGACGAAGATACCAAAAATCGATTCTTGCCTTCAATCAAACCG tggTGA
- a CDS encoding LRR and NB-ARC domains-containing disease resistance protein (LRR and NB-ARC domains-containing disease resistance protein; FUNCTIONS IN: ATP binding; INVOLVED IN: N-terminal protein myristoylation, apoptosis, defense response; LOCATED IN: cellular_component unknown; CONTAINS InterPro DOMAIN/s: NB-ARC (InterPro:IPR002182), Disease resistance protein (InterPro:IPR000767); BEST Arabidopsis thaliana protein match is: LRR and NB-ARC domains-containing disease resistance protein (TAIR:AT1G61310.1); Has 22150 Blast hits to 19364 proteins in 791 species: Archae - 16; Bacteria - 2974; Metazoa - 3433; Fungi - 288; Plants - 14918; Viruses - 2; Other Eukaryotes - 519 (source: NCBI BLink).), with protein MGNFVCIEISGDQMLDRIIRCLCGKGYIRNLEKNLRALQREMEDLRATQHEVQNKVAREESRHQQRLEAVQVWLDRVNSIDIECKDLLSVSPVELQKLCLCGLCSKYVCSSYKYGKRVFLLLEEVTKLKSEGNFDEVSQPPPRSEVEERPTQPTIGQEEMLKKAWNRLMEDGVGIMGLHGMGGVGKTTLFKKIHNKFAETGGTFDIVIWIVVSQGAKLSKLQEDIAEKLHLCDDLWKNKNESDKATDIHRVLKGKRFVLMLDDIWEKVDLEAIGIPYPSEVNKCKVAFTTRDQKVCGQMGDHKPMQVKCLEPEDAWELFKNKVGDNTLRSDPVIVGLAREVAQKCRGLPLALSCIGETMASKTMVQEWEHAIDVLTRSAAEFSDMQNKILPILKYSYDSLEDEHIKSCFLYCALFPEDDKIDTKTLINKWICEGFIGEDQVIKRARNKGYEMLGTLIRANLLTNDRGFVKWHVVMHDVVREMALWIASDFGKQKENYVVRARVGLHEIPKVKDWGAVRRMSLMMNEIEEITCESKCSELTTLFLQSNQLKNLSGEFIRYMQKLVVLDLSHNPDFNELPEQISGLVSLQYLDLSWTRIEQLPVGLKELKKLIFLNLCFTERLCSISGISRLLSLRWLSLRESNVHGDASVLKELQQLENLQDLRITESAELISLDQRLAKLISVLRIEGFLQKPFDLSFLASMENLYGLLVENSYFSEINIKCRESETESSYLHINPKIPCFTNLTGLIIMKCHSMKDLTWILFAPNLVNLDIRDSREVGEIINKEKAINLTSIITPFQKLERLFLYGLPKLESIYWSPLPFPLLSNIVVKYCPKLRKLPLNATSVPLVEEFEIRMDPPEQENELEWEDEDTKNRFLPSIKPLVRRLKIHYSGMGFLNVKNQNPRFFFYCFIYLLVVHLDCIIDLHSDTSGMCCVVHLDYVFHFPFVFPKTFCILFRLHFYTIKSLCV; from the exons ATGGGAAATTTTGTGTGTATAGAAATTTCTGGTGATCAAATGCTGGATCGTATCATTAGATGCTTATGTGGTAAAGGTTATATTCGAAACCTCGAGAAGAATCTCAGAGCTCTGCAGAGGGAAATGGAAGATCTAAGAGCAACTCAACATGAGGTACAGAACAAGGTAGCGAGAGAGGAGTCACGCCATCAACAAAGGCTTGAAGCTGTCCAGGTATGGCTTGACCGTGTCAATAGCATTGATATAGAGTGCAAAGATCTGCTAAGTGTTAGTCCCGTTGAGCTTCAAAAGTTGTGTCTCTGCGGTTTATGTTCAAAATATGTATGTTCAAGCTACAAATATGGGAAAAGGgtgtttttgttattggaAGAGGTTACGAAACTAAAATCGGAGGGAAATTTTGACGAGGTTTCTCAGCCGCCTCCAAGATCTGAAGTTGAAGAGAGGCCTACTCAGCCTACGATTGGTCAAGAAGAAATGCTCAAAAAGGCATGGAACCGCCTTATGGAAGATGGAGTCGGAATCATGGGTCTGCACGGTATGGGTGGTGTAGGCAAAACAACccttttcaagaaaatccACAATAAGTTCGCTGAAACAGGTGGTACGTTTGACATTGTGATCTGGATCGTGGTGTCTCAAGGCGCAAAGCTTTCAAAGCTTCAAGAAGATATTGCAGAGAAATTACACCTTTGTGACGACCTGTGGAAGAACAAGAATGAAAGTGATAAGGCCACCGATATACACAGAGTTTTAAAGGGaaagagatttgttttgatgcTAGATGATATATGGGAGAAAGTGGATTTAGAGGCCATTGGTATTCCCTATCCGAGTGAAGTAAATAAATGCAAAGTAGCATTCACCACCCGAGATCAAAAAGTTTGTGGGCAGATGGGGGATCATAAGCCGATGCAAGTCAAATGTTTGGAACCAGAGGATGCATGGGAGTTGTTCAAAAACAAGGTCGGAGACAACACATTACGTAGTGATCCTGTTATTGTGGGGTTGGCAAGAGAGGTCGCTCAAAAATGTCGTGGTCTGCCATTGGCGCTCAGTTGCATTGGTGAGACAATGGCATCTAAAACTATGGTACAAGAATGGGAGCATGCAATCGATGTTTTGACTAGATCCGCTGCAGAGTTTTCTGacatgcaaaacaaaattcttccGATTCTCAAGTACAGCTACGATAGCTTGGAGGATGAACATATCAAGTCGTGTTTCCTATATTGTGCTCTGTTTCCCGAAGATGATAAGATAGATACCAAAACCTTGATAAACAAATGGATCTGCGAAGGATTCATCGGAGAAGACCAAGTTATAAAAAGAGCGAGGAATAAGGGTTATGAGATGCTCGGTACCCTTATCCGTGCTAATTTACTAACAAATGATCGTGGGTTCGTGAAATGGCATGTTGTGATGCATGACGTGGTTCGTGAAATGGCTTTGTGGATTGCATCCGATTTTGGGAAACAGAAAGAGAATTATGTTGTGCGAGCAAGAGTCGGGTTACATGAAATACCAAAAGTCAAGGATTGGGGAGCTGTAAGAAGAATGTCACTAATGATGAATGAAATTGAAGAGATAACATGCGAGTCCAAGTGTTCTGAACTTACAACTTTGTTCCTTCAAAGTAATCAATTGAAGAATCTATCAGGTGAATTCATTCGGTATATGCAAAAGCTAGTTGTTTTGGATCTTTCACATAATCCTGACTTCAATGAACTTCCAGAGCAGATATCGGGGCTGGTCTCGTTGCAGTATCTTGACTTGTCGTGGACAAGAATAGAGCAACTGCCTGTTGGTCTCAAAGAGTTGAAAAAGCTaatttttctgaatttatGTTTCACCGAGCGACTTTGTAGTATCAGTGGGATATCAAGGTTGTTGAGTTTAAGATGGTTGAGTCTGCGAGAGTCTAATGTTCATGGAGATGCTAGCGTATTGAAGGAGCTGCAGCAATTGGAGAATCTACAAGATCTACGCATAACTGAATCCGCGGAGTTAATTAGTTTGGATCAAAGGTTGGCGAAGTTAATCTCTGTTCTGCGTATTGAGGGGTTTCTTCAAAAGCCATTCGATTTATCATTCCTGGCGAGTATGGAGAATCTTTATGGGCTACTGGTGGAAAATAGTTATTTCTCGGAGATTAATATAAAGTGCAGAGAAAGCGAGACAGAATCGTCTTATTTACACATCAATCCGAAAATTCCATGCTTTACCAACCTCACAGGACTGATTATAATGAAGTGCCATAGCATGAAGGATCTGACTTGGATATTGTTTGCTCCAAATCTTGTCAACCTAGACATTCGTGATTCAAGAGAAGTGGgagaaataataaacaaagagaaagcaatCAATCTTACAAGTATTATTACACCATTTCAGAAACTAGAAAGGTTGTTTTTGTATGGTTTGCCGAAGCTGGAGAGTATCTACTGGAGTCCTCTCCCCTTTCCGCTTTTGTCGAACATAGTTGTTAAATACTGTCCAAAGCTGAGAAAGCTTCCATTAAATGCTACAAGTGTCCCACTAgttgaagaatttgaaataCGTATGGATCCTCCAGAACAGGAAAATGAGCTTGAATGGGAGGACGAAGATACCAAAAATCGATTCTTGCCTTCAATCAAACCG CTAGTACGTCGTCTAAAGATCCATTACTCAGGAATGGGATTCCTCAATGTCAAAAATCAGAATCcacgcttcttcttctattgctTTATCTATCTTCTTGTAGTGCATTTGGATTGTATAATTGATTTGCATTCTGACACTTCTGGAATGTGTTGTGTTGTTCACTTGgattatgtttttcattttccttttgtattCCCTAAAACGTTTTGCATCCTTTTCAGACTACATTTTTACACAATCAAAAGTTTATGCGTTTAG
- a CDS encoding homeobox-leucine zipper protein-like protein (homeobox-leucine zipper protein-related; FUNCTIONS IN: molecular_function unknown; INVOLVED IN: biological_process unknown; LOCATED IN: chloroplast; BEST Arabidopsis thaliana protein match is: homeobox-leucine zipper protein-related (TAIR:AT1G20280.1); Has 18 Blast hits to 18 proteins in 8 species: Archae - 0; Bacteria - 0; Metazoa - 0; Fungi - 0; Plants - 18; Viruses - 0; Other Eukaryotes - 0 (source: NCBI BLink).), with the protein MESNSFFFNPSASHGNNMFFFRNLNPVVQGGGTRSMMNKEETSKRRPFFSSLEDPYDDDYYDDHLLKIRGC; encoded by the exons ATGGAATCCAATTCGTTTTTCTTCAATCCATCTGCTTCACATGGCAACAACATGTTCTTCTTTAGGAATCTCAATCCCGTTGTCCAAG GAGGAGGAACAAGATCGATGATGAACAAGGAGGAAACATCAAAGCGAAGGCCTTTCTTTAGCTCCCTTGAGGATCCCTACGACGATGACTATTACGACGACCACTTGCTGAAAATAAGAGGCTGTTAG